Proteins encoded together in one Halothermothrix orenii H 168 window:
- the spo0A gene encoding sporulation transcription factor Spo0A yields MEDNVRILLVDDNKEFCQLLEEYLEEQEKFEVVGTAHNGVDALELLKSKEPDVLVLDLIMPHLDGIGVMEEMNRSRIGGDVKTIILTTFGQEEVTQRVVELGANYYIMKPFDLDKLVERINQLMTPPSGSSGGYAISQNNSRNSGVDLNVRITEILHQLGVPAHIKGYLYLREAIELVIKNVELLGAVTKELYPSVAERYNTTPSRVERAIRHAIEVCWDRGNVSVLNKYFGSTVSSNSGKPTNSQFIAKIADKLRLEIMAS; encoded by the coding sequence TTGGAAGATAATGTTAGAATTCTGCTAGTTGATGATAACAAAGAATTCTGTCAGCTACTCGAAGAATACCTTGAAGAGCAGGAAAAATTTGAAGTGGTTGGTACAGCTCATAATGGAGTTGATGCTTTAGAACTCCTGAAGAGCAAAGAACCAGATGTTCTTGTGCTTGATTTAATCATGCCACATCTGGATGGGATTGGAGTAATGGAAGAAATGAACAGGTCACGGATAGGTGGAGATGTTAAGACCATTATCTTAACCACTTTTGGTCAGGAAGAAGTAACCCAGCGGGTAGTAGAATTAGGGGCAAACTATTACATAATGAAGCCCTTTGACCTTGATAAGCTAGTGGAACGAATTAATCAACTTATGACCCCTCCTTCTGGCTCAAGTGGAGGTTATGCCATATCCCAGAATAATTCCAGGAATAGTGGGGTCGATTTAAATGTAAGGATTACTGAAATATTACATCAGCTCGGGGTTCCAGCCCATATAAAAGGATATCTTTATTTAAGAGAGGCTATTGAACTTGTTATTAAAAATGTAGAATTGCTGGGAGCGGTTACAAAAGAGTTATATCCAAGTGTTGCTGAGAGATATAATACGACTCCCAGTCGAGTGGAACGTGCCATACGTCATGCTATTGAAGTATGCTGGGACAGGGGTAATGTTTCTGTTTTAAATAAGTATTTCGGGAGTACAGTTTCTTCAAATAGTGGTAAGCCAACCAACTCCCAGTTTATAGCCAAAATCGCTGATAAACTCCGCCTTGAAATAATGGCCAGTTAA
- a CDS encoding TrmB family transcriptional regulator, producing MAASKEEVIKNLVGIGFNQYEAKTYVALLQNPNSTAYELSKNSGVPQSKVYETIKNLVSKGLAVAEGQRPVKYSPLPIEEFLERYKKSVEESVSFLKKNLKDINDQPQIDYMWHFEGRDRILNKVSSMINNAEKNLYFEIWIDELEILCDDLIKAEDRGVDIVLVQYGHNNSCDIGKVYYHQMDGMEKDAERVGRWLTVIKDARESLFGIFKEDNNYAIWTQNKSFMLMAESFISHDIYIAEMYSKYKDLIEQEFGPNFKKLRDIISIG from the coding sequence ATGGCAGCTAGTAAAGAGGAAGTCATTAAAAATCTGGTAGGTATCGGTTTTAATCAGTATGAAGCCAAGACCTATGTTGCTTTATTACAGAACCCCAATAGTACCGCATATGAGTTAAGCAAGAACTCGGGTGTTCCCCAGTCCAAGGTCTATGAAACTATTAAAAACCTTGTGTCCAAAGGTTTAGCAGTTGCAGAGGGTCAAAGACCTGTAAAATATTCACCCCTTCCCATAGAAGAATTTTTGGAAAGATATAAAAAATCTGTAGAAGAGTCTGTTTCTTTTCTAAAGAAAAATTTAAAAGACATAAATGATCAACCACAGATAGATTATATGTGGCATTTTGAAGGTAGGGACAGGATACTTAACAAAGTTTCCAGTATGATTAATAATGCAGAAAAAAACCTCTATTTTGAAATATGGATTGATGAACTTGAAATTCTCTGTGATGATCTTATAAAGGCCGAAGACCGGGGTGTGGATATTGTACTGGTTCAGTATGGTCATAATAACAGCTGTGATATAGGCAAGGTATATTATCATCAGATGGATGGAATGGAAAAAGATGCAGAAAGAGTAGGGAGATGGTTAACCGTTATTAAGGATGCCAGAGAATCTCTCTTTGGTATTTTTAAAGAAGACAATAATTATGCTATATGGACCCAGAATAAAAGTTTTATGCTTATGGCTGAAAGTTTTATTTCACATGATATCTATATAGCAGAAATGTATAGTAAATATAAAGACCTGATTGAACAGGAATTTGGACCCAATTTTAAAAAGTTAAGGGATATTATTTCAATAGGTTAA
- a CDS encoding copper transporter encodes MILNFRYHLFTISAIFAALGIGILIGSSIIGHDKLILEQERIIKDIGDDIKNIRQENLQLKNDITEMEKELEYRKKIEKRFYTLVLKDIIKGENYYLILSDRLKENYGSELEYIFEKAGVQLKFINNIEEFQLDKQGKVIIWGKQNINRFKSGLYSNLKGEEIIYLDNKGSIADFILSLLESETNSEQST; translated from the coding sequence ATGATATTAAATTTCAGATACCATCTATTTACCATTTCAGCGATATTTGCAGCCCTTGGAATAGGTATCCTGATAGGTTCAAGTATAATTGGTCATGATAAATTAATTTTAGAACAGGAAAGAATAATAAAAGATATCGGAGATGATATAAAGAATATCAGGCAGGAAAATTTACAGCTGAAAAATGATATAACAGAAATGGAAAAAGAACTGGAGTATCGGAAGAAGATTGAGAAGAGATTTTATACTCTGGTCTTAAAAGATATTATTAAGGGAGAAAATTATTATTTAATTCTTTCGGATAGACTAAAAGAAAATTACGGCAGTGAACTGGAGTATATTTTTGAAAAAGCCGGGGTCCAGCTAAAGTTTATTAACAACATTGAGGAGTTTCAACTTGATAAGCAAGGTAAGGTAATAATCTGGGGTAAGCAAAATATTAATAGATTTAAATCCGGGCTATATAGTAACCTAAAAGGAGAAGAGATAATATACCTGGATAATAAAGGGAGTATTGCGGATTTTATACTGTCTTTGCTGGAGAGTGAAACAAATAGTGAACAATCGACTTAA
- the arcA gene encoding arginine deiminase — protein MFKKSPLNVTSEIGKLKKVLLHRPGHEIENLTPDLLERLLFDDIPYLKVAQEEHDAFAQTLRDNGVEVLYLHELAAEAIQEDEIRKKFIEQFLDEAGVIGKGARQVLKEYFADMDNETLIRKMMAGVRKKEIPAIEKVASLNDMVEEDYPFVLDPMPNLYFTRDPFATIGTGITLNHMRTETRNREVIFAEYIFSYHPDFKDTEIPFWFDRNETTSIEGGDELILSDKVLAMGISERTDAASIEKVARNIFTDGQPFETILAFKIPEKRAFMHLDTVFTMVDYDKFTIHAEIEGPLKVYSITKGDNDELKIDEEKATLEDTLKKYLGLDEVTLIRCAGGDYIDAGREQWNDGSNTLAIAPGEVVVYNRNHTTNRLLEEHGIKLHVIPSSELSRGRGGPRCMSMPLVREDI, from the coding sequence ATGTTCAAAAAAAGTCCTCTTAATGTAACATCTGAAATAGGCAAACTAAAAAAAGTACTACTGCATCGACCAGGCCACGAAATTGAAAATTTAACTCCTGATTTACTGGAAAGGTTACTATTTGATGACATTCCCTATTTAAAGGTAGCTCAGGAGGAGCATGATGCCTTTGCTCAGACCCTGAGGGATAATGGAGTAGAAGTACTTTATCTTCATGAACTGGCTGCAGAAGCCATCCAGGAAGATGAAATCAGGAAAAAATTTATTGAGCAATTTTTGGATGAAGCTGGTGTAATTGGAAAAGGAGCCCGTCAGGTCCTGAAAGAGTATTTTGCCGATATGGATAATGAAACCTTAATTAGAAAAATGATGGCTGGAGTCAGGAAAAAGGAGATACCGGCCATAGAGAAGGTTGCTTCTTTGAATGATATGGTAGAAGAAGATTACCCCTTTGTTTTAGATCCGATGCCCAACCTCTATTTTACTAGAGATCCTTTTGCCACTATTGGTACAGGTATTACTTTAAACCATATGAGGACTGAAACCCGTAATCGGGAAGTTATTTTTGCCGAATACATCTTTAGTTATCACCCTGACTTTAAAGATACTGAAATCCCCTTCTGGTTTGACAGGAATGAAACAACCTCTATTGAAGGCGGAGATGAGCTGATTTTAAGTGATAAGGTCCTGGCTATGGGTATTTCTGAGAGAACTGATGCTGCTTCTATAGAAAAAGTAGCCCGTAATATCTTTACTGATGGTCAGCCTTTTGAGACTATTCTTGCTTTTAAGATTCCAGAAAAACGCGCCTTCATGCATCTGGATACTGTATTTACAATGGTTGATTATGATAAGTTTACTATTCATGCTGAAATTGAAGGTCCCCTCAAGGTTTATTCAATTACTAAAGGGGATAATGATGAGCTTAAGATTGATGAAGAAAAAGCTACCCTTGAGGATACTTTAAAGAAATACCTTGGGCTCGATGAAGTTACCCTTATCAGATGTGCCGGTGGCGATTATATTGATGCCGGACGTGAGCAGTGGAATGATGGTTCTAATACCCTGGCTATTGCTCCTGGTGAAGTAGTTGTTTATAACCGTAACCATACTACAAACAGGCTCCTGGAAGAGCACGGTATTAAACTCCATGTTATTCCCAGTTCTGAGTTATCCCGTGGCCGTGGTGGTCCAAGATGTATGAGTATGCCCCTGGTACGTGAAGATATTTAA
- a CDS encoding glycosyltransferase family 2 protein, which translates to MKQIVNNRLKSGVSVIVPAYNEEDYIEETIKNIPDDYEVIIVNDGSTDKTARKVKKYPVILINLSSNYGKGYAISRGLEYASGSIIVLADADLGTSANLLRDLVKPVKSGEADVVIGTIKIKGGGLGLVRLLAHHGLKWMTGKTMASPLSGQRAINREVLSVLKPLSSGFGLEIGMDLDIIRNNIRYKEVECDIRHRVTDKSLKGYWHRGKQFTHILYTMWLKRR; encoded by the coding sequence GTGAAACAAATAGTGAACAATCGACTTAAATCAGGTGTTTCTGTAATAGTTCCTGCGTATAATGAGGAAGATTATATAGAAGAAACTATAAAAAATATTCCTGATGATTATGAAGTGATTATTGTTAATGATGGTTCTACAGATAAGACGGCACGTAAAGTCAAAAAGTATCCAGTTATTTTGATTAACTTATCTTCTAATTATGGTAAAGGATATGCAATCTCTAGAGGTCTTGAGTATGCTTCAGGGTCAATTATTGTGCTGGCAGATGCAGATCTGGGGACGAGTGCTAACTTATTGAGAGATCTGGTTAAACCTGTTAAATCAGGTGAAGCTGATGTTGTCATTGGTACTATTAAAATTAAAGGGGGAGGTCTTGGTCTGGTAAGGTTATTAGCCCATCATGGCCTGAAATGGATGACAGGAAAGACAATGGCCTCTCCCTTGTCCGGACAGAGGGCTATTAACCGTGAGGTATTAAGTGTTTTAAAACCACTGTCATCAGGATTTGGCCTGGAAATTGGTATGGATTTAGATATAATAAGGAATAATATTAGATATAAAGAGGTAGAATGTGATATACGGCATCGGGTTACGGATAAATCCCTTAAGGGCTACTGGCATCGGGGGAAACAATTTACCCATATCCTGTATACTATGTGGCTAAAAAGGAGATAA
- the argF gene encoding ornithine carbamoyltransferase has protein sequence MPLNLRGRNFLTLLDFTKDEIQYLLDLSEKLKAKKMMGIRGNSLEGKNIALIFEKPSTRTRCAFVVAARDEGGMPEYLGKNDIQLGKKESVADTARVLGRMFDGIQFRGFKHETVEILGEYAGVPVWNGLTDKYHPTQVLADLMTIQENFGYLEGINLVYVGDGRNNMANSLMIGSAKMGLNYKIVSPKELWPEKELVEECKKVAKETGSKIEITDDPVEGVKDADVLYTDVWFSMGEEDKFVERVELLKPFQVNMDMIKNTGNDNVIFLHCLPSYHNTETENGKMIYEKYGIAEMEVTDEVFESSYSKVFDEAENRMHTIKAVMVSTLGE, from the coding sequence ATGCCTTTAAACTTAAGAGGAAGAAACTTTTTAACTTTACTTGATTTTACTAAAGATGAAATTCAGTATTTACTTGACCTATCCGAGAAATTAAAAGCAAAAAAAATGATGGGAATCAGGGGTAATTCTCTGGAAGGGAAGAATATCGCCCTTATTTTTGAAAAACCATCAACCCGTACCCGGTGTGCTTTTGTTGTTGCTGCCCGGGATGAAGGTGGTATGCCCGAATACCTGGGGAAAAATGATATTCAGCTGGGTAAAAAAGAATCTGTAGCTGATACCGCCCGCGTCCTTGGAAGGATGTTTGACGGTATTCAGTTCAGGGGGTTTAAACATGAAACAGTAGAAATTCTGGGTGAATATGCAGGTGTACCGGTCTGGAATGGTTTAACTGATAAATACCACCCAACTCAGGTTCTGGCAGATTTAATGACTATCCAGGAGAATTTTGGTTACCTCGAAGGAATTAATCTAGTTTATGTCGGGGATGGAAGAAATAATATGGCCAATTCCCTGATGATTGGTAGTGCTAAAATGGGATTAAATTATAAAATTGTTTCCCCCAAAGAACTGTGGCCTGAAAAAGAACTGGTTGAAGAGTGTAAAAAGGTAGCTAAAGAAACTGGAAGTAAAATAGAAATTACCGATGACCCCGTTGAAGGAGTAAAAGATGCTGATGTTCTATATACCGACGTCTGGTTCTCAATGGGTGAAGAAGATAAATTTGTAGAAAGGGTAGAATTATTAAAACCATTCCAGGTAAACATGGATATGATTAAAAATACCGGAAATGACAATGTCATCTTCCTGCACTGTCTACCCTCCTATCATAATACAGAAACTGAAAACGGCAAGATGATTTATGAAAAATATGGTATTGCTGAAATGGAAGTTACAGATGAAGTATTTGAAAGTTCCTATTCCAAGGTGTTTGATGAAGCAGAAAATAGAATGCACACCATTAAAGCTGTAATGGTGTCAACCCTGGGTGAATAA
- the steA gene encoding putative cytokinetic ring protein SteA, protein MIKGKVVIDKRTKDLVKRIKPDEIAVINHRDLDRVAGQSLVESKVKAIINTTRTISGRYPNRGPKILTEAGIPIIDNCQGDLFDKLKDGDEIIIEKGLIYKNNRLIGQGFPLKSKDIEDKMREAQTNIKYELNKFIENTLNYARQEKDLILNLSVPEIETTFDNRHALVVVRGADYKEDLQAVEAYIREMKPVIIAVDGGADACLERGFKPDIIIGDMDSVSDRALNSGSELIVHAYPDGRAPGLDRINKMGLDATLFPAPGTSEDIALLLAYEKKADLIAAVGTHSNLIDFLEKGRPGMSSTLLVRLKIGDKLVDARGVSRLYHSRLYYHYWLQVGLAILIPLISVTFLSPILSQLIQLMALKLRLIFSF, encoded by the coding sequence ATGATAAAAGGTAAAGTTGTAATAGATAAAAGAACAAAGGACCTTGTTAAAAGAATAAAACCTGATGAAATTGCTGTTATTAACCACAGGGATCTTGATAGGGTAGCTGGACAATCACTTGTTGAAAGCAAGGTTAAAGCGATAATTAATACAACCAGGACTATCAGTGGGAGATACCCAAATCGTGGACCTAAAATATTAACTGAGGCGGGTATACCGATTATAGATAACTGTCAGGGAGACCTTTTTGATAAATTGAAAGATGGAGATGAAATTATTATTGAAAAGGGTTTAATATATAAAAATAACCGGCTTATTGGACAGGGTTTTCCCCTTAAATCTAAAGATATAGAAGACAAAATGAGGGAAGCCCAGACAAATATAAAGTACGAATTGAATAAATTTATAGAAAATACACTAAATTATGCTCGCCAGGAAAAGGATTTAATATTAAATTTATCGGTTCCAGAAATAGAAACAACTTTCGATAACCGACATGCTCTGGTTGTTGTCAGAGGGGCTGACTATAAAGAAGACCTGCAAGCTGTTGAGGCCTATATCAGGGAGATGAAACCGGTTATAATTGCAGTAGATGGAGGCGCTGATGCCTGTCTGGAAAGGGGATTTAAACCTGATATAATTATTGGTGATATGGATAGTGTCAGTGACCGGGCTTTAAATAGTGGTAGTGAGTTAATAGTTCATGCCTATCCCGATGGAAGGGCTCCTGGCCTGGATCGGATTAATAAAATGGGATTAGATGCAACCCTCTTTCCGGCACCAGGGACGAGTGAAGATATAGCTTTACTTCTGGCTTATGAAAAAAAAGCTGATTTAATAGCTGCTGTGGGGACCCATTCCAATTTAATTGATTTTCTGGAAAAGGGGAGGCCCGGTATGTCCAGCACTCTTCTTGTAAGGTTAAAGATAGGTGATAAGCTGGTTGATGCCCGTGGAGTAAGTCGCTTATACCATAGCCGGTTATATTATCATTACTGGCTGCAGGTGGGGCTGGCAATATTGATCCCTTTAATTTCTGTTACTTTTCTGTCACCAATATTAAGTCAACTGATACAATTGATGGCTTTAAAGTTAAGGTTAATTTTTAGTTTTTGA